A stretch of Lathyrus oleraceus cultivar Zhongwan6 chromosome 6, CAAS_Psat_ZW6_1.0, whole genome shotgun sequence DNA encodes these proteins:
- the LOC127096723 gene encoding zinc finger protein JAGGED, producing MFYRRPDRNPLDLNNLPDDISIDHNDTQLLPDIISSPPVTGYKEKEGGEDDRKDECGKVYECRFCSLKFCKSQALGGHMNRHRQEKETEKLNNARQLLLRNDHNLVAQAALQLGCYQTMPMRFPTSFSGSSASSSQAPSQVQVQQYLYNSSSRPISFPTRFIPQHQQMNDYRGGGDKSSYTCIGAPVGQSFPDHTPTINRFQDGNM from the exons ATGTTTTACAGGAGACCAGATAGAAATCCATTAGATCTTAACAATCTCCCTGATGACATCTCTATAGATCATAATGATACACAACTTCTTCCTGACATCATCTCCTCACCACCAG TTACAGGTTATAAGGAAAAAGAAGGCGGCGAAGATGATAGAAAAGACGAGTGTGGAAAGGTCTACGAATGTAGATTTTGTTCCCTCAAATTCTGTAAGTCTCAGGCTCTTGGAGGACACATGAACCGTCACCGCCAAG AGAAGGAAACGGAAAAGTTGAACAATGCTCGTCAGCTTCTCTTACGTAATGATCATAACCTTGTTGCTCAAGCTGCCCTTCAGTTAGG ATGCTATCAAACAATGCCGATGAGGTTTCCAACGTCTTTCTCTGGTTCATCCGCCTCCTCAAGTCAAGCACCAtctcaggttcaggttcagcaGTACTTGTATAATTCATCTTCAAGGCCAATTTCATTCCCTACACGATTCATTCCTCAGCATCAACAAATGAACGATTACCGTGGAGGAGGCGATAAGTCAAGTTACACATGCATAGGTGCACCAGTTGGACAAAGTTTTCCAGATCATACTCCAACGATCAATCGGTTTCAAGATGGTAATATGTAA